A region of the Apium graveolens cultivar Ventura chromosome 6, ASM990537v1, whole genome shotgun sequence genome:
GCCCAGTTGACTTTTGAAGATAgtgttcatcattttctgataTATCGCCCCGACATTGATTAACCCGAACGACATCATGACAAAGGCATAGACAACCCGGTGTGTAATGAATGCAGTTTTTGCGATGTCTGCCGGATTCATCTTGACTTGGTAATATCCTGGAAAAacatccatgaagcttagcataACATGACCCGAGGTTGCATCTATCAACTGGTCAATATTGGGTAGGGGTAAGAATCTTTAGGACATGCCGAATTGAGACTTGTGTAATCAACGCACATTCGCCACTTTCCATTGGGTTACCAGCACAACATTTGCTATCCAATTCGGATACTTAATTTCACATATGATGTCTACCTTCAATAACTTTTCGACCTCTTGATCGATTGCCTGCTGTCTTTTCGGGGCAAAGTTTCTTCGTTTTTGTTTGATGGATCTTTGCCTTGGATCTACGTCCAGACTGTGTATCGCCACAGATTCATCAATCCCCGGCATGTCTTCCGGGGTCCAGGCGAACACATTAACATATTCCTTCAATAGGTCAATGAGTTCTTTCTGGAATGCGGTTTCCACGCCTTTGCCGACTTTAAGCTTCCGGGTGGGGTTCCCGGGCTCCAGCTCTACTTCAACTGTTTGCTGGGCAGGCTTGACCTTTGTCTTCTCCTTGCTTTCCACAAATTTCTGGATCTGAGCGTCCGCGTTGGTTACGCTATACCCGGAGTCCACGATCATATTCACATCGAGTCTGGCCCTTTTACTGAGGTGTTCACGATGCTTCTTCCTGCTTTGTCCCTTGGGTAGGGTCATTAGCCTTTTTCTGTTCTCAGGTTGCGTTTCTGCCATGACCAAAGCTTGTCCATAACACTTCCCTGCCATTTTTTTTATCTCCTCTTAGCTCTCCAGTACATCCTGGGGTCGGGAATTTGAGCTTTAAATGAATTGTTGAGGGGATTGCCCTGAGTTTGGTGATTGTAGGTCTTCCAAGGATCAAATTGTACGATGAGGTTGCACTTATCACATAGAACTTCATTACGTGAGAGACCTGCTGGGGTGCAGTCCTAAAGGTAATCGGAAAATAAATAACACCCCGGATTGGAATCATTATGTTTTTAAATCCATACAAGGGATCTTCAAGACAGGGGTCCATTCGGAGGTGTCCGAGCACCATCCTGTTAAGTGTGTGCTCGAATACAATATTAGCAGAGGAACCATTGTCAGCTAAATTCTTTTTACCTCATTATTAGCGACATCCAGGGTGACCACCAAGGCCAAGTTGTGATCCATATTGAGTCCCTCATAATCAGAGTAAGAGAAGTAGATTGGTTCATCCTCCAAAGGTTGGATCATCATCACATCATTATCCAGGTCCGGGCTCCGGAGCGAAGAAGCCGTGCCCCCAAAGACAACATTTACCACATTTATGCCGCTTCCCGGGGCCCTGTCTTTATCGTTCAACCTCCTTtgaagatactggttcatgtttcCCTTCTTGATCTGATCTTCTATGAACATTTTGAGAGAGAAACAGTTTTTTGTGTTATGACCATGATCTTCGTGATAGCCACAATGTTTTTCCAGAGTCCTGTTCTCGGGAGGTGCAAGTAAAGGTTTTGGCGGATAATAGAATGTCTTACCTTTAACTTCACGCAAAATGTCGGCCCGGGGCCGATTGAGGGGCGTCCATTCTGGTTCCGGCTTGGGTTCTCTTTTGGCCTTGGGCTTTCTCTCATTCTTCCTTTGTTCGGCGTAACCCTCCCGGGGTGGGGTTCCCCGTGATTGTTGAATATAATTGGCCTGTCTATCCAGCTTGTATCTTTTGTCCTTCCGGGACAACGAGCGACGCTCCGGGGACTCATCATCATCATATATTCTCCGGTTATTTTCATCAACTTGAGAAAATCATTTTCCTTTATGAACTTTGATGCCAATGCATAGGCAGATGCCAGGCTCTGGGGTTCTCTGTGAATTAAATCCTTGACATATCCTTTGCAGGATATTGGATGCAAGTTTCTCCGAAAGATGTTTACTGCTTCTTTTTCTTCTAAGATGGAGAGTTGATTGACTGCTTCATGGAATCTTTTAATGAATTCGGGAAGGGAATCATTACTTCTTTGTTGGATTGTCTCCAGGCACATTTGTAGCTCGTTCATCCGGTTAGACCTGAACCTTTTAAGAATATCTCAAGGAAGTCTTTCCAGGAATCAACACTCCGGGATGGAATCCGGCTGAACCATTTCTGCACTCCCCCTTTGAGTGTCGATGCGAAGAAGCGACATCTGATGAGGTCGCTGTAATCATAAATATTGGAGATTTGTTCGAAGTAGTTCAGATGCTCTTCGGGGTCCGCTAGTCCATCAAAGGAGTCGAAATTGAAGTGCTTGAGCCCTAATTCTCTGGGGGTGGATTCTAACTTTTTGGTGAACGGGGTAGCCTCCGCACCCACTTCCATATCGCCTTCCACCTTTCTCTTAAGATCACGAAGAGCCCGGGCCATTTGTTCTTGTTTGGACTCCTTTTCGGGCTCCGAATCCGAAGAAACATGAATTCAGTGCAACTTCCTTTTCAACTTTGCTTCTTCTTCCCGGATTCTCTTTTCAATTATTTCTTTGgctttggcttcttcttctttccgAATTTTCTCCCGAAGGGAAGCACTTTTGTTTTCATCCCGGGCATCGTCTGAGGGCTTCTTGAAGTTCTTTGCAATCCGATCAAAGACGGATCCCCGGGATTCTCCGAACCGCTCTTCCTGATCCCCTGGGGGGGTTTCAGGTTCGGCATTATGCTTTTCCTTCCACAGGTCCATCGTAGCTCCTATATGATCCAGGGTCATGTCCCCCCAGGGGTTGGCTGAAGTTCCAGCATGCTTATGAGCAGCTTTCTCGATGACTAGTCTCTGATCCCCTGGTTGGAGATTTTGAGAGGGAGTCTGGGTTATGGGTAGCCCTTCATCCACATCTTCCATCTCTCCGTCCCTGGGTGGGGGCGGAGGTGGAAGGAAAGAAGCGGAAACAGCGACCTTGCTCTTACTTGACGTCATGGTTGTTTAACAATGCCACAAATTTACAGTAATATAACTCGTAATTTTGAGTACTAAAATAGATACTTTAGATCCAAGATACGCTGTAATACAACGTTACAAATAGCGGGGCTAAAGAGCATCTATTAACAATATTCAAAAGAAAACGAGCTCAGGGTAAAAGTAGATCTGGGAGATCGTGAGTGAAGTACTTACAGAGGAGTGGCATTCTGAGTTACTGGATGGAGTAGGAGTAGCAGGTACGAGCACCACAGGGTCGGAGGTtctgtaatatccgagatatatcgtgtaattatttttgcttaatatatgtgttcagtatctattctgtgaactaattgttaagtgttaaatgcgtttggatgtttgaaaatattattaattgagtattttatttttatatgtccaaaataaaatatagataattgtcgtatcttcctaattatttttatgtcgatttatggatttataaggatcataagaaatttataaaatctttttccgagtatttaaaatctattttataaaaatgggaaccaaccgacgtcatccgttgttacatttttggaacccgaaactcttctgagaactccttcctaacctaattgtaatatttcgagcatattccatgtttcgactttttcaatccggcgtacggtttgtcctgcgcgggacccggcgcaacattttcgatacaatattcgtttcgataaatcaataaaactcgtattttcgataaatgggagctttttattaaactatcccaattatcacctcgtaatacgtgtaaccaggcgctgagacctagaccgcagtacaaattgtactgatctggataattgtcccgaaaaccgatatcgtttggatcagtttttacaaataaacgtaccgttttatatccggaatgatccaacgggatactaattttccgtaaatataaatagccttttaccgtattctatttcgtatcaaaatcatttgcagacagataattatataattttccagagaaaaatcttatattcatataatctttcaagaatcaaaccaacttttggaggtgttattgacctttgtttggaaagctcgagtaaccgatttgaaggtcttgaaaatctctatcagattctgtgatccatacacctgcagaaatcaaggtttattttctatatttttatttattttcgaattaattttactaaaaatatgaatttttgttcgaatgattgtttgtatcatttgatgattgcatgttgtagagcttgttttcctgatgattttgatatattatacgtctgatttggagttcaataacatgttcaaaattgagtttgattttcgaattatgaaattagggtttataacccgtatgaatgttcttaattgaaatttgggggtttcttatttcgggatagatagatgttgtggtatagtgagTTGTGTTCtctatgaaatttgcaatccagtcgtacaagttccacaaatcaacgaggtctgtagagaagggagttgtcctttgaagtttacgtcgagttcgccggaaaccggcgaacttctcggctattttccggcctattcaggggttgtctgtgtgattaaagagtatggttagattcctggtaaattgtagatgtaatctggagtttgtggtgatgggaggatgccggagtcgagttctctggcgaaccccgactgttttccggcgagggcTGGAAAAATTACAGTTCAGTACcctgacttttgaaaacgatgaagttcagtccctgaacttttcagagtttgcaaaagttgtgttcctgttttaaaaatattaaaaaatcatattttctatttatttttattataaaaattcgttttaatttctgaaaattattattttaattccaaaaattatttttaattcaaaaataaatctgaattaattagttaattaattttagttaatttttaattgattaattggccaattaattcgaaaattaattgattaatgatttaattaattattaattgattttaattaattatttaattagatttaattatttaaattgattttaaaatctcgaaaaatagtttcgagctttaaaatattaatctaaattatttccaaggctcgataattattataaaattgttttgaagccagaattggccaactgaAGCCTATTTATTATTCCTTAAtcgatccaacgacccgttttatttcggaaaaatgttttgaaaatcattttaagtaaccgaaagcctatttatgacccgagacttctttataaatgagatatcattgattatgtgacgtgttatgtgttatatgtgacttgttggttgactgtcggtctgtatattcaatgtttacatgtttattgcgtaactttcaatccgttaatcggatttgggtaaaacgaagggtagataggagtatgtattgaatagaatcatatgagttgaatattgatagatgcttacgatatgtgagcagaagaggcaagacgtaggaaagggaaacaggtagttgaggagtaagacgattgtgattggaagcgagtgcagtgtagtaagctaataccaggcaagtgttccgaactttctcgagatattatagtgattgatagtcatgttttatattacaagtgctttgaagcactgaaccctaaacatGAGTCCAactattgatcttgagccgtaaacctgattctttctagaccattgattatggtatacccagatatgaaccacaaatatacgatagtactccacaaatacatacaaactaaataccatacactgaattgaattacctacatactcaaaccattgtatcttatgctttgaaagaccaaatccttgaaacttTGAAATGtcatttcctttgttatccaattctttccttacccagcatccaagctttgaaatttccttattgatccttacgaagattgaaaccctttcattattgaacactcaatgttgttaatgattctgtttattgtttattattgtttattctgttattatgatataattggattgtttttataaaattgtggaccagattcgtggtgaaaccatataatggtcaagctaggccaatgtgtgccttggatccagtagttagagcagtattgtgtgctttgctcggggttagtgtgtgactgatcagtagcctaaccttggtttttcttaaaatgaaactataatatccaatctaaatcataatccattgttcacttgatatcataaccatgttcgcctgatgatcattattctcagttttgtcattgtgacttgctgagctagttagctcatttgtgcgatgttgtttatattcttttccagttaaaaaggaaccagttggtagcgaggatccccagtccagcgtgagagctaggggtacaggttgatcaagttgagctagtaggcttcttttgggataatttaagtttgtaaaagtttgtaataatgtttaatactcagttctgagtttgaatagttgggatttgaatggtttgtaatataagtagatgtgtttggcttgtgtgcatactttaacctgttgcgatccatggtagttggtaagtagggtcactgcatactattattatctttattattgttataagcaagttataaataagatgtgtgtgtggaccccaaatttctgacccgggtttggagggcgtcgcaggtttggtatcagagctacatgttataagtcactgacacaagcctaggataATGGgaatggccgactctttcatccccgtaccAGCTGATCACTCGGAGCCTTCCGTTGGAGTACcatcagatccacgtcctgttgttccaccaatactggctattctacctccacctgtgttgcagcccgtaccactgcaagCTATTCCACCTCCAAGCATGAGGCcgcctatcagaggacccccacctacTGATTCAGGCCTTACTGgccattcagttacaggagtacctttccagttctcttcttatcatgtcccatatcatcagtttgaggcttgccttatggagcagcgattcctacagggtcagattcaggagttactacatattatgcgtactaGAGAGGTTGGGGGTGGTGAGAGACGAtttagagagaggctccaggtgtttcgtagagcagctgctgtgaggattgctgaggctacacatgaggacatcacccctgatttcttagtggagtgggctaagtaggttctagaggagcttgaggagattggaggtccagacttgccatgagtcagagatccagagatagagatactgagcagtgttgttatggttgtgtaatatgtacagtagtgtgtagtgtgtattagtaaacttttgagttgtatttatagactagctatgctgactagtgagtaggttgttgtacccttttgcttttacttccgaagcgtctttacgcttgtactacctaaaacttttgatctatatatatcagtaccttttcctttccagcactgtcatttactttattgcacttattttactttaccttatttattgcaccagttatacccctgtgataccatgtaccctgtttttcataattatttatattctataaagaagcatgcaatttacttagttataactgtttcCAAAAAtaagatatttctgttttacaaaacttttcttttctacaaagaatttgattcaaaagctaaataggttatttgattctttacagaaaaatgcctcctagaagaaatacccgcaccaacacccagaatgaagaaaccaataacaacaataacaaccaagatgatacaaactaGAATGTGAaaccaggacccatagacccagcaattgcccagattcttcaaatcttggcccaacaaacagttcacctggcacaacaacaacaaagaccgaccaatccccaggtaactttcaaaacttttcaggcagtaaacccaccagaattcaagggttccttagagccgattgaagcaaatgtttggtta
Encoded here:
- the LOC141665413 gene encoding uncharacterized protein LOC141665413, with the protein product MARALRDLKRKVEGDMEVGAEATPFTKKLESTPRELGLKHFNFDSFDGLADPEEHLNYFEQISNIYDYSDLIRCRFFASTLKGGVQKWFSRIPSRSVDSWKDFLEIFLKGSVDENNRRIYDDDESPERRSLSRKDKRYKLDRQANYIQQSRGTPPREGYAEQRKNERKPKAKREPKPEPEWTPLNRPRADILREVKGKTFYYPPKPLLAPPENRTLEKHCGYHEDHGHNTKNCFSLKMFIEDQIKKGNMNQYLQRRLNDKDRAPGSGINVVNVVFGGTASSLRSPDLDNDVMMIQPLEDEPIYFSYSDYEGLNMDHNLALVVTLDVANNEVKRI